A window of the Mesorhizobium opportunistum WSM2075 genome harbors these coding sequences:
- a CDS encoding autotransporter-associated beta strand repeat-containing protein, translated as MVGRVHARGGVLTAARGRFLAGASLAVLVVAGVAPRQAIAGNYVANSDGSLRAAITAANADPDPNATITLTGSFTVSSTSLPTSTKPLTIDTQGFTLFGAPGSGVAISGAGAVRTLMGTFKGSDGGTSSAGLQIRTGAAVINMGLVQGGTGASGSGGSGVDFGGPGAVASLTNHGTIRGGPATSGNGGIGVYVRNGAGQIINTGTIESGGPGGGAIAANGATVSLDIVNSGVIRAGAGANAIGWISSVTPTTGVINLELQDGSQIFGNVVANATATTDRLRLNGTGFSVLDGSIGAAGQYRNFDIFEKTGSGTWALTADNTATTNWDIQQGTLQLGNGGTSGSIIGDVTNAGMLAFNRSDALTYGGVISGTGSVSQIGSGTTILTGANTYSGGTVINAGTLQVAADGNLGATSGNLSFGGGTLRTTASFSTARNVQLNGNGGFETAGGTQLDLTGQVTGAGTLVKHGLGTLNVINLSNSYTGGNIVNAGTLVGNAASIRGDIGNAGTVVFDQSMDASFAGDISGTGAMVKDGAGTLTLSGTSLLDWTIDQGGLVAAAERFGGDVSIGAGASFTFDQTANASYAGALSGAGNFVKDGLGTVVLTSDNSAFAGATLVNGGTLAAGAANAFSSASQFSVASGATLDLAGTSQTTAGLTNAGTVGIAGSLGSKLTVSGDYVGNGGNILIGTALGADNSQTNMMVIAGGTSGTGTLQVSAAAGRRRSKASRSSMSAASRMAASR; from the coding sequence ATGGTGGGACGGGTTCACGCGCGCGGCGGGGTTTTGACTGCAGCGCGCGGCCGGTTTTTGGCGGGGGCTTCCCTGGCAGTGCTGGTCGTTGCCGGGGTGGCGCCGCGCCAGGCGATCGCGGGCAACTACGTCGCCAACAGCGATGGCTCGCTTCGCGCCGCGATTACCGCCGCGAATGCCGATCCTGATCCTAACGCGACGATCACGTTGACCGGCAGCTTCACCGTGTCGTCCACCAGCCTTCCGACGTCGACTAAGCCGCTGACGATCGACACGCAAGGTTTCACCCTCTTTGGCGCACCGGGCAGCGGCGTCGCAATTTCCGGCGCTGGCGCCGTGCGGACGCTGATGGGCACGTTCAAGGGCTCGGATGGCGGCACTTCATCAGCGGGCCTGCAGATCCGGACTGGGGCCGCGGTGATCAATATGGGCTTGGTTCAAGGCGGAACCGGGGCTTCAGGATCCGGCGGTTCGGGCGTCGATTTCGGCGGCCCGGGCGCTGTCGCGAGCTTGACCAATCACGGCACCATCCGCGGTGGGCCGGCTACGAGCGGCAACGGCGGCATTGGCGTCTACGTTCGAAATGGCGCCGGTCAGATCATCAACACCGGCACCATCGAAAGCGGTGGCCCGGGTGGGGGCGCTATCGCAGCCAACGGCGCTACCGTCTCACTCGATATTGTCAACAGCGGCGTGATCCGGGCCGGTGCCGGCGCTAACGCAATCGGCTGGATTTCGAGCGTCACGCCGACGACGGGCGTAATCAACCTCGAGCTCCAGGACGGCTCGCAGATTTTCGGCAATGTGGTGGCGAACGCCACGGCGACCACCGACCGCCTCCGGCTCAACGGAACCGGCTTCTCTGTCCTGGATGGTTCGATTGGCGCCGCCGGGCAGTATCGCAACTTCGATATTTTCGAGAAGACCGGCAGCGGCACCTGGGCACTGACGGCCGACAACACGGCGACCACCAACTGGGATATCCAGCAAGGCACGCTGCAACTGGGAAATGGTGGCACCAGCGGCTCGATCATCGGCGACGTCACCAACGCCGGCATGCTCGCCTTCAACCGCAGCGATGCGCTGACCTATGGCGGCGTTATCAGCGGCACTGGCTCGGTCAGCCAGATCGGCAGCGGAACGACGATCCTGACCGGCGCCAACACCTATAGCGGCGGCACGGTGATCAACGCCGGGACACTTCAAGTGGCCGCCGACGGCAATCTCGGCGCGACTTCGGGCAATCTCAGTTTCGGCGGCGGCACGTTGCGCACGACCGCCAGCTTTTCCACTGCCCGCAATGTCCAGCTCAATGGCAATGGCGGCTTTGAAACGGCCGGAGGCACGCAACTGGACCTTACCGGGCAGGTGACCGGCGCCGGCACGCTGGTCAAGCACGGCTTGGGTACCCTCAATGTCATCAACTTATCCAACAGCTACACGGGCGGCAACATCGTCAATGCCGGCACGCTTGTCGGCAATGCAGCCTCGATCCGGGGCGACATCGGCAATGCCGGCACGGTCGTCTTCGACCAGTCGATGGACGCCAGCTTTGCCGGCGATATCTCCGGCACCGGCGCGATGGTGAAGGATGGTGCCGGCACGCTGACCCTTTCAGGCACGTCGCTGCTGGACTGGACCATCGACCAAGGCGGCCTCGTCGCGGCGGCCGAGCGCTTCGGCGGCGATGTCTCGATCGGCGCCGGCGCCTCGTTCACCTTCGACCAGACCGCCAATGCGAGCTATGCCGGCGCGCTCTCGGGCGCCGGAAATTTCGTCAAGGACGGCTTGGGAACAGTGGTTCTGACCTCGGACAACTCGGCTTTCGCCGGCGCCACTTTGGTCAATGGCGGCACGCTCGCCGCGGGCGCGGCCAACGCGTTCAGTTCCGCTTCGCAGTTCTCGGTCGCCTCGGGCGCGACGCTCGATCTCGCCGGCACCTCGCAGACGACCGCAGGGCTGACCAACGCCGGAACGGTGGGCATTGCCGGCAGTCTTGGAAGCAAGCTGACCGTCAGCGGCGACTATGTCGGCAATGGGGGCAATATTCTCATCGGCACCGCCCTGGGTGCAGACAACTCACAAACCAACATGATGGTTATCGCCGGGGGTACGTCAGGCACGGGCACGCTCCAGGTCTCGGCGGCGGCGGGGCGCAGACGGTCGAAGGCATCAAGATCGTCGATGTCGGCGGCGTCTCGAATGGCAGCTTCTCGCTAA